The genome window CTTCGCAGCGGACTCGACGGGACCACGTCCGTGGGGCTCTTCGGCGACCGGGTCCACGTGGTGACCGAGGCGCCGGATCGGACTCGCTCCGCCGTCGAGGCGCTCATGGCCCGGGAAGGGCTTCCCCTCAGGGGCCTGCGCCCCATCGAACCAAGCCTGGAGGACGTCTTCGTGTCGGTCCTCTCCGCCCGGGACGGTGCGCCATGACCGCGCCCGAATTCGCCGTCACCCTGCGGGACCTGGAGCGCCGCTTCGGCGACTTCATCGCCGTGAACCGGATATCGCTCGATGTGCGGCGGGGAGAAATCTTCGGTTTCCTGGGCCCCAACGGGGCCGGCAAGTCGACCACCATCCGGATGCTCTGCGGCATCCTGCCGCCGAGCTCGGGCAGCGGCACCGTGGCCGGGTTCGACATCGTCCATCAGGCCGAGGAGATCAAAAAAAACATCGGTTACATGAGCCAGAAGTTTTCCCTTTACGAGGACCTGACCGTGGAGGAGAACATCGACTTTTACGCCGGCATCTACAGAATTCCGGACGAGCGGCGGCAGGAGCGGAAGGAGTGGGTGATCGGCATGGCAGGGCTCGCCGAGCACCGCCGCAGCCGCACCGCCATTCTCTCCGGCGGCTGGAAGCAGCGCCTGTCGCTGGGTTGCGCCATCCTCCACGAGCCCCCCATCGTCTTTCTCGACGAACCCACCTCCGGCGTCGACCCCATCAGCCGCCGCGCGTTCTGGGACCTGATCTACCGCCTGGCCGGCGCGGGGGTCACGGTCTTCGTCACTACCCACTACATGGATGAGGCCGAGTACTGCGACCGCCTCGCCCTCATCTACCGGGGAGAGCTCATCGCCCTCGGCACGCCGGAAGAGTTGAAGACCGAGCGGATGGTTGAGGAAATCGTGGAGGTAGCCTGCGACCGCCCCCAGGAACTGATGGAAGAGATCGAGGCGATTCCCGGGGTAAAGCACGCCGCCCTCTTCGGCCGGGGGCTCCATGTGGTAACGGAAGACGCCGTGGCAACGGTCCCGGCCATCGCAGGGGTTCTCGCGGCCCGGGGAATCACCGCTGACCGCATCGAAAAGATCATTCCTTCGCTGGAAGACGTTTTCGTATCCCTCATTGAAGCACGCGATCGGGAACAAGGCGCCCTGCGGGAGTTCAGCCGATGAAGCTGCAGCGGATTACAGCGGTTGCCCGGAAGGAGTTCATTCACGTCTTCCGGGACATCCGGAGCCTCATCATGGGAATCGCCATCCCGATGATGCTGCTCTTTCTCTTCGGCTACGCCCTGACCCTCGACGTGGACAACGTGCCCCTCGTGGTCTGGGATCAGAGCGCCACGCCCGCCAGCCGCGACCTGGTGAGCCGGTTCAGCGGTTCGCACTATTTCTCGCTCAAGGGATACGCCGGTGACTACCGGGAGATCGAACGGGCCATCGACCGACGCGACGCCCTCATGGCGCTCGTCATCCCCCGCGGCTTTGCCGGGGATCTCCAGGCGGGCCGCCAGGTCCGGGTCCAGGCCATCGTCGACGGAAGCGACTCCAACACCGCCACCACCGCCCTGGGCTATGCCGAATTCATCGTCGGCACGTACAGCCGGCCCCTCATCATCGCCCAGATCCGGCGCTCGGCCGATCAGCCGCCCCGCCCGCCGCTGGCCCCGGAACCGCGGGTCTGGTTCAATGCCGACCTGGTGTCCCGCAACGCCATCGTTCCCGGCCTCATCGCCGTCATCATGATGGTCATCGCCGCGCTCCTCACCTCCCTCACCGTGGCGCG of Geobacter anodireducens contains these proteins:
- a CDS encoding multidrug ABC transporter ATP-binding protein; its protein translation is MTAPEFAVTLRDLERRFGDFIAVNRISLDVRRGEIFGFLGPNGAGKSTTIRMLCGILPPSSGSGTVAGFDIVHQAEEIKKNIGYMSQKFSLYEDLTVEENIDFYAGIYRIPDERRQERKEWVIGMAGLAEHRRSRTAILSGGWKQRLSLGCAILHEPPIVFLDEPTSGVDPISRRAFWDLIYRLAGAGVTVFVTTHYMDEAEYCDRLALIYRGELIALGTPEELKTERMVEEIVEVACDRPQELMEEIEAIPGVKHAALFGRGLHVVTEDAVATVPAIAGVLAARGITADRIEKIIPSLEDVFVSLIEARDREQGALREFSR